From one Bemisia tabaci unplaced genomic scaffold, PGI_BMITA_v3 genomic stretch:
- the LOC140225930 gene encoding meiosis regulator and mRNA stability factor 1-like, whose translation MKRNRAKGVSNSVDYHSCSELETGTYIKLTCDNRERTQSPSSTNFKFPPPPRLRIPASSSASRLPSASALCYQTVSDFETNSDTSQSDSNTEVVKRSSPIPIRGYQSDGSPVQYSIPKTLPPIGVFWDIENCQVPRGRSAVAVAQAIRDKFFSGYREAEFLVVCDVKKENAQVIQELNDAQVNLIHVSSTSKNAADEKLRQSIRRFADIHGSPAAIILISGDINFAADLCDLRHRKKIHVILLHNEVCSENLMLCATENHSFKALTETLPLRGALKNGNQPVEVLVSNLPLGQDAARIRNRLKRLSENCGGRVGLVIDHTTKIRFPSMEFALR comes from the exons ATGAAACGTAATCGTGCAAAAG gTGTGTCGAATTCTGTCGACTACCACAGCTGCAGCGAGCTAGAAACGGGGACTTACATTAAACTGACCTGTGATAATCGTGAAAGAACCCAGTCTCCTTCctcaacaaatttcaaatttccgccCCCTCCACGGCTGCGAATCCCAGCATCCTCAAGTGCGAGCCGACTGCCATCTGCATCGGCCCTATGCTACCAGACTGTCTCAGATTTTGAGACCAACTCGGACACAAGCCAGTCGGACTCCAACACAGAGGTTGTGAAAAGGTCATCGCCCATTCCTATAAGAGGGTATCAGTCTGATGGTAGTCCAGTTCAGTATTCCATTCCCAAAACCCTGCCGCCTATTGGAGTGTTTTGGGATATTGAAAACTGCCAG GTTCCTAGAGGTCGTTCAGCGGTTGCAGTTGCTCAAGCTATTCGTGATAAATTTTTCAGTGGCTACAGAGAAGCTGAGTTTTTAGTTGTTTGTGATGTCAAGAAAGAAAATGCTCAAGTCATCCAAGAACTCAATGATGCACAG gtaaatttaATTCATGTTAGTTCAACAAGTAAAAATGCAGCTGACGAGAAATTGCGGCAGTCAATCAGACGATTTGCAGATATTCATGGGTCTCCTGCTGCCATCATTCTTATCTCAGGCGATATCAATTTTGCCGCAGATTTATGTGATTTAAGACATAG gaaaaaaattcatgttatATTGTTACATAATGAAGTTTGTTCAGAGAATTTAATGTTGTgtgctacagaaaatcatagtTTTAAAGCTTTGACAGAGACTCTGCCATTGCGGGGAGCCCTTAAG aatggcAATCAGCCAGTTGAAGTTTTGGTTTCAAACTTACCGTTGGGTCAAGATGCTGCTAGAATCAGAAATAGATTAAAGAGGTTATCAGAGAATTGCGGGGGTCGCGTTGGCCTAGTCATTGATCACACCACCAAAATTCGCTTTCCCTCTATGGAATTCGCCCTTCGGTAA